One genomic segment of Equus przewalskii isolate Varuska chromosome 13, EquPr2, whole genome shotgun sequence includes these proteins:
- the LOC139075216 gene encoding uncharacterized protein, producing the protein MAPPDCALVLQEPRGEGRPLAPRPQAPYTSRGSVSRVLPGKTRRASRAFLRRKVEWRVHPKPQLPARQPEAGREEGEEGKVCCICTDEALPLRDLPFAPPECTLGQEEQVGVRGLYFRAGMVPEGRERLSQPQLQGLKYDTPESEGKKKLKEESAGVSPGLVPLRQPFCWRWSCECKWRRSAGVQTQSGNRGSLEEKLSPDRCLGWTSPRGGQRLSSKSLGFFLPPLATESWRIRPAGARFFPLLHHHQQHPPPPRTRAGGCTSLSLSFFRKSGQLRLRPRGPRFSPNPGVTADPRGLSSLEAQVGGWQEEPTAKLQGGAAAAIPASAPRRDRGRVRAAPERALRKVLLVRPWLPGLWPRPAGAMRARAASRPVRVANSEFKRNDNHCITCLVGQDSAESRFWCP; encoded by the exons ATGGCCCCGCCCGACTGTGCGCTGGTGCTCCAGGAgccaagaggggaggggaggccactAGCTCCCCGACCTCAGGCGCCGTACACGTCAAGGGGAAGTGTCTCCAGAGTTCTGCCAGGGAAAACGCGAAGAGCAAGCCGTGCGTTTTTGCGCAGAAAAGTAGAGTGGAGAGTGCACCCAAAGCCCCAGCTCCCCGCCCGACAGCCGGAAGCGGGgcgggaggaaggagaagagggcaaAGTA TGTTGTATTTGCACGGACGAGGCATTGCCACTAAGGGACTTGCCTTTTGCCCCTCCGGAATGCACTCTGGGACAAGAGGAGCAGGTGGGAGTGAGAGGCCTATATTTTAGGGCTGGGATGGTTCCCGAGGGGAGGGAGCGCCTGTCCCAGCCTCAGCTTCAAG gACTTAAATATGACACCCCAGAGAGTGAGGGCAAGAAGAAGTTGAAGGAAGAGTCAGCTGGAGTGTCACCTGGACTTG TCCCTCTACGGCAGCCATTTTGCTGGAGGTGGAGCTGTGAGTGCAAGTGGAGGCGCTCTGCGGGTGTGCAAACGCAGTCGGGGAACAGAGGGTCCCTGGAAGAGAAATTGAGCCCTGATCGCTGCTTGGGCTGGACGAGTCCCAGAGGGGGACAGCGCCTCTCCTCGAAAAGCCTGGGTTTTTTCCTGCCCCCTCTCGCGACAGAAAGTTGGCGCATACGCCCTGCAGGAGCGcgatttttcccccttctccaccaccaccaacagcacccccccccccccaggactAGGGCCGGGGGCtgcacctctctctccctctctttcttccggAAGAGCGGGCAGCTTCGCCTGAGGCCTCGAGGGCCCcgcttctccccaaaccccgggGTCACTGCGGATCCCAGGGGCCTCTCAAGTCTGGAAGCTCAGGTTGGGGGCTGGCAGGAAGAGCCCACAGCGAAG CTCCAGGGCGGCGCGGCGGCCGCGATCCCTGCCTCCGCGCCACGGAGGGATAGAGGCCGGGTGAGAGCAGCTCCGGAGCGGGCCCTGCGGAAAGTTCTCCTCGTCCGGCCCTGGCTCCCAGGACTCTGGCCCCGACCTGCAGGGGCCATGAGAGCCAGGGCTGCCTCCCGGCCTGTCCGCGTTGCCAACTCCGAGTTCAAAAGAAATGATAATCATTGCATTACTTGCCTGGTGGGGCAGGACTCGGCCGAATCTCGCTTCTGGTGCCCATGA